From Coturnix japonica isolate 7356 chromosome 1, Coturnix japonica 2.1, whole genome shotgun sequence, the proteins below share one genomic window:
- the IL17REL gene encoding putative interleukin-17 receptor E-like isoform X2 yields the protein MISVHVLILLIILFWNYDCHIIPRIEECGLSCSQGIHCKSKPSSGIFNSFCHSAPASLSSMVLKSMKISTVIKCVQGSPCSLHLNIKGSLSLDENIRGLEICSFSLDTQQSQCTNVRFARKKSKMLNGKKVQVQFNCFEVNVAQHIYVTMKTVPNYCEVKMSQEYYVEDCRNSDVGKHIPACSAGKLDYNVDRTRKIISVNVSNFLRDQDYYIRLCHKWFTCEDVGQFAVIKGKDSLKSVSLKYSQLLPCLCIEGWLAIPDARRLQLCPFENDTKALWDNIVYNPVTQTLAWEPACPVLVIVNLCRLMNSNDHCEDIQDSFKRFPEKVKYSRVDTHPRLCMKFTTKQGSWVKCPFAHGEFPAWKMRTSAAADQIQVFFTSQTKAHFSVLVCNRTQLASCESAGLRHSVSVGDSVSIAVSREMCGSTICIQGWRTDVDYSVPLQICDIHCGFRGQTYGNENPAKAMTHRMKSVHSLH from the exons gggATTCATTGTAAAAGCAAACCTTCCA GTGGCATTTTTAACAGCTTCTGCCACAGTGCTCCTGCATCTTTGTCTTCTATGGTACTGAAGAGCATGAAGATCTCAACAGTTATTAAATGTGTCCAAGGAAGCCCATGCTCTCTTCATTTAAACATTAAAGGATCTCTGAGTCTGGATG aaaatatccGTGGTCTGgaaatatgttctttttcaCTGGACACACAGCAATCTCAGTGCACAAATGTGAGatttgccaggaaaaaaagcaagatgctTAACGGAAAGAAG GTGCAGGTTCAATTCAATTGCTTTGAAGTCAACGTAGCACAACACATCTATGTGACCATGAAAACAGTACCAAATTACTGTGAAGTTAAGATGAGTCAGGAATACTATGTTGAAG ACTGCAGAAACAGTGACGTGGGAAAACATATTCCAGCTTGTTCGG ctggaAAGTTAGACTATAATGTAGACAGGACAAGAAAAATCATATCAGTGAATGTATCCAACTTTCTTCGAGATCAAGATTATTACATTCGTTTGTGTCACAAATGGTTTACCTGTGAAGATGTGGGACAGTTTGCTGTG ataaaaGGGAAGGattctttaaaatcagtttctctGAAGTATTCTCAGCTACTTCCTTGTCTTTGTATTGAG gGTTGGCTGGCAATTCCAGATGCCAGGAGGTTACAACTTTGTCCCTTTGAAAATG ATACAAAGGCATTATGGGATAATATTGTTTATAACCCAGTGACGCAAACCCTAGCCTGGGAACCAGCCTGCCCTGTGCTTGTCATTGTTAACCTGTGCAGATTAATGAACTCTAATGACCACTGTGAAGATATACAAGATTCTTTCAAACGTTTTCCTGAGAAG GTTAAGTATTCTCGTGTGGACACTCACCCAAGACTTTGCATGAAG TTTACAACCAAACAAGGCTCTTGGGTTAAGTGTCCATTTGCTCATGGAGAATTTCCag CTTGGAAGATGAGAacatctgcagctgcagatcAAATACAAGTTTTCTTCACATCGCAAACCAAAGCACACTTCTCAGTGCTGGTGTGTAACAGGACACAGCTGGCCTCGTGTGAATCTGCTGGGTTGCGCCATTCAGTCTCTGTG ggAGATTCTGTGTCAATCGCAGTGTCACGGGAAATGTGTGGGTCAACAATTTGCATTCAG GGCTGGAGGACAGATGTAGATTATTCAGTTCCACTGCAGATCTGTGATATCCACTGTG GTTTTCGTGGACAGACATACGGTAATGAAAACCCTGCAAAGGCCATGACACACAG AATGAAGAGTGTGCATTCCTTGCATTGA
- the IL17REL gene encoding putative interleukin-17 receptor E-like isoform X1 translates to MISVHVLILLIILFWNYDCHIIPRIEECGLSCSQGIHCKSKPSSGIFNSFCHSAPASLSSMVLKSMKISTVIKCVQGSPCSLHLNIKGSLSLDENIRGLEICSFSLDTQQSQCTNVRFARKKSKMLNGKKVQVQFNCFEVNVAQHIYVTMKTVPNYCEVKMSQEYYVEDCRNSDVGKHIPACSAGKLDYNVDRTRKIISVNVSNFLRDQDYYIRLCHKWFTCEDVGQFAVIKGKDSLKSVSLKYSQLLPCLCIEGWLAIPDARRLQLCPFENDTKALWDNIVYNPVTQTLAWEPACPVLVIVNLCRLMNSNDHCEDIQDSFKRFPEKQVKYSRVDTHPRLCMKFTTKQGSWVKCPFAHGEFPAWKMRTSAAADQIQVFFTSQTKAHFSVLVCNRTQLASCESAGLRHSVSVGDSVSIAVSREMCGSTICIQGWRTDVDYSVPLQICDIHCGFRGQTYGNENPAKAMTHRMKSVHSLH, encoded by the exons gggATTCATTGTAAAAGCAAACCTTCCA GTGGCATTTTTAACAGCTTCTGCCACAGTGCTCCTGCATCTTTGTCTTCTATGGTACTGAAGAGCATGAAGATCTCAACAGTTATTAAATGTGTCCAAGGAAGCCCATGCTCTCTTCATTTAAACATTAAAGGATCTCTGAGTCTGGATG aaaatatccGTGGTCTGgaaatatgttctttttcaCTGGACACACAGCAATCTCAGTGCACAAATGTGAGatttgccaggaaaaaaagcaagatgctTAACGGAAAGAAG GTGCAGGTTCAATTCAATTGCTTTGAAGTCAACGTAGCACAACACATCTATGTGACCATGAAAACAGTACCAAATTACTGTGAAGTTAAGATGAGTCAGGAATACTATGTTGAAG ACTGCAGAAACAGTGACGTGGGAAAACATATTCCAGCTTGTTCGG ctggaAAGTTAGACTATAATGTAGACAGGACAAGAAAAATCATATCAGTGAATGTATCCAACTTTCTTCGAGATCAAGATTATTACATTCGTTTGTGTCACAAATGGTTTACCTGTGAAGATGTGGGACAGTTTGCTGTG ataaaaGGGAAGGattctttaaaatcagtttctctGAAGTATTCTCAGCTACTTCCTTGTCTTTGTATTGAG gGTTGGCTGGCAATTCCAGATGCCAGGAGGTTACAACTTTGTCCCTTTGAAAATG ATACAAAGGCATTATGGGATAATATTGTTTATAACCCAGTGACGCAAACCCTAGCCTGGGAACCAGCCTGCCCTGTGCTTGTCATTGTTAACCTGTGCAGATTAATGAACTCTAATGACCACTGTGAAGATATACAAGATTCTTTCAAACGTTTTCCTGAGAAG CAGGTTAAGTATTCTCGTGTGGACACTCACCCAAGACTTTGCATGAAG TTTACAACCAAACAAGGCTCTTGGGTTAAGTGTCCATTTGCTCATGGAGAATTTCCag CTTGGAAGATGAGAacatctgcagctgcagatcAAATACAAGTTTTCTTCACATCGCAAACCAAAGCACACTTCTCAGTGCTGGTGTGTAACAGGACACAGCTGGCCTCGTGTGAATCTGCTGGGTTGCGCCATTCAGTCTCTGTG ggAGATTCTGTGTCAATCGCAGTGTCACGGGAAATGTGTGGGTCAACAATTTGCATTCAG GGCTGGAGGACAGATGTAGATTATTCAGTTCCACTGCAGATCTGTGATATCCACTGTG GTTTTCGTGGACAGACATACGGTAATGAAAACCCTGCAAAGGCCATGACACACAG AATGAAGAGTGTGCATTCCTTGCATTGA